In a genomic window of Ipomoea triloba cultivar NCNSP0323 chromosome 3, ASM357664v1:
- the LOC116014495 gene encoding uncharacterized protein LOC116014495 — protein MASFKWLLFTLHLLLIFTEIASDGLPDPGNDRNSHAVSGSEVASDPSLLLELDQLKSKISLLESSISERVDKLRAKDEKVDELEKILASKSAALESLQTQFQLIQEQKSLNAKEQVGKANARADELEKQNDILKKEIEAQNKQKDNLVGRANEAEEKIQELNLKLENLQRINEEQKSRIRKTERALRVAEEEMVKAKMEASSISKQLQEIHEGWLPRWLAVHLVHCQSIIVTHWNEHGRPALNLSMKKALEKKSELETWVKPHIHTFQTEWIPMIKEHCREFARNIEPQLNILSTKTTDFYHASKNYMEPHITRAQEFLIPYYEDTKKFTEPYIDHIALIVKPHVDKATAFLKPYSKKAIRHYRKFMKSARLYHQQVQTTIHDKLKNNEYTEPFATKELAWLMASALVSLPVLFLLNMSTALFRKAPKKRSRSHHKSHTHRRAKRVHQEK, from the exons ATGGCTTCCTTCAAATGGCTTCTCTTCACTTTACATTTGCTCCTAATTTTCACGGAAATTGCTTCCGACGGACTTCCCGATCCCGGAAATGACCGGAACAGTCACGCCGTTTCGGGTTCTGAGGTCGCCTCTGATCCATCTCTGTTGCTCGAACTCGATCAACTCAAGTCAAAGATTTCTCTTTTAG AATCAAGCATTAGTGAAAGAGTGGATAAACTAAGAGCCAAGGATGAGAAAGTTGATGAGTTAGAGAAGATTCTGGCATCAAAATCAGCTGCATTGGAGTCATTGCAAACTCAATTTCAGTTGATTCAG GAGCAAAAGTCCTTAAATGCAAAGGAGCAGGTTGGTAAGGCTAATGCTCGTGCTGATGAACTTGAGAAGCAG AATGATATTCTGAAAAAGGAAATAGAAgcacaaaacaaacaaaaagataaTCTTGTTGGCCGTGCAAATGAAGCAGAGGAGAAAATTCAGGAATTGAATCTAAAACTTGAAAAT cTACAAAGGATAAATGAAGAGCAGAAATCAAGGATCCGTAAAACTGAACGTGCTCTTCGAGTGGCAGAG GAAGAAATGGTGAAAGCTAAAATGGAGGCTTCTTCTATCTCTAAGCAGCTCCAGGAG ATTCATGAAGGATGGCTTCCACGTTGGCTTGCTGTTCATCTTGTTCATTGTCAG TCAATTATTGTGACTCACTGGAATGAGCATGGAAGACCTGCATTGAATCTGAGCATGAAAAAG GCCCTAGAAAAGAAATCTGAGCTAGAAACGTGGGTGAAGcctcatattcacacatttcaaacA GAATGGATTCCAATGATAAAAGAGCACTGCCGAGAATTTGCAAGGAATATTGAACCACAACTAAACATACTTTCTACGAAGACTACTGACTTTTATCATGCATCCAAGAACTATATGGAGCCTCATATTACGAGAGCACAGGAGTTTTTGATTCCTTACTATGAG GATACTAAGAAGTTCACAGAGCCTTATATTGATCATATTGCACTCATAGTGAAGCCTCATGTGGATAAGGCGACTGCATTCTTGAAGCCTTATTCAAAGAAAGCAATTCGCCATTATAGAAAGTTCATGAAATCTGCTCGGTTATACCATCAACAG GTCCAAACTACAATTCATGATAAGCTAAAGAATAATGAGTATACTGAACCTTTTGCAACCAAGGAGTTGGCCTGGCTTATG GCATCTGCTTTAGTGAGTCTCCCCGTACTCTTTCTTCTTAACATGTCTACAGCCCTTTTCCG CAAGGCACCAAAAAAGCGGTCACGAAGTCACCATAAAAGCCACACCCATCGAAGAGCAAAAAGAGTACATCAAGAAAAGTGA
- the LOC116012462 gene encoding cytochrome P450 CYP82D47-like, producing the protein MDFLSLPCNNITISTLACTLVLLFFLCKLFHAIMYKPNNNGRNQKLAPEPLGALPIIGHLHLLMAGGKPPHLILASMADKYGPIFRIRLGAQQTFVISNSKIAKECFTTNDKLLATRPKALASEIMGYNYNIFAIAPYGPYWRHIRKTVVLELLSGRRMEFLRPKRESHVRKSIKRTFQHWSDHKDAATGAVTVEMKQTFDRVVTNMLVSILFGEDEVEEEGKLDKSIHRLFRLFGEPVVADFIPWLRWLDIGGHERAMRQTAVEMDNFVNKWMEEHRRNRNFKSKEEEDFMDAMLSLFDGVPNQSLPRGYDTDCVIKSTCLTILLAATDTTSITLAWALSLVLNNYKVMERIQDELDTYIGKERCVEEPDVKQLIYLQAVIKETLRLYPPAPLALPHEAIEDCTIDGYHIKKGTRIVPNFVTIHRDPLVWANPNEFIPERFLTDHKDVDVKGNHFELIPFGSGRRMCPGMSFGLQIVQLTLASQIHSFDMKRLSNEPIDMTESVGLTNHKATPLEALLVPRLASNLYG; encoded by the exons ATGGATTTCCTCTCTCTACCATGCAATAATATTACAATTTCCACTTTAGCATGCACCTTAGTGCTTCTCTTCTTTCTATGCAAGCTCTTCCATGCAATAATGTACAAACCCAATAATAATGGGCGTAACCAAAAACTAGCACCGGAGCCCTTAGGCGCTCTACCCATAATCGGCCATCTCCACCTTCTCATGGCCGGCGGGAAGCCTCCTCACTTAATCCTCGCATCCATGGCCGACAAGTACGGCCCAATCTTCCGAATCCGACTGGGCGCCCAACAAACCTTCGTCATCAGCAACTCCAAAATAGCCAAAGAATGCTTCACAACAAACGACAAGCTACTCGCCACTCGCCCCAAAGCCCTCGCCTCCGAGATCATGGGCTACAACTACAACATCTTCGCCATCGCCCCCTACGGCCCCTACTGGCGCCACATCCGCAAGACCGTCGTCCTGGAGCTTCTCTCCGGTCGGAGAATGGAGTTTCTGAGACCCAAGAGAGAATCCCACGTCAGAAAATCCATCAAACGTACTTTCCAACATTGGTCCGACCACAAGGACGCGGCGACCGGGGCCGTGACCGTGGAAATGAAGCAAACGTTCGATAGGGTTGTGACCAACATGTTGGTCTCGATTTTGTTCGGAGAGGACGAGGTTGAGGAAGAAGGGAAGCTCGATAAGTCCATTCACAGGCTGTTTCGGCTGTTCGGAGAGCCGGTGGTGGCGGATTTTATCCCGTGGCTTAGATGGTTGGATATCGGGGGACACGAGAGGGCTATGCGGCAAACCGCCGTGGAAATGGACAACTTCGTGAACAAGTGGATGGAGGAACACAGGAGAAACAGGAATTTTAAgtccaaggaagaagaagacttCATGGACGCCATGTTATCGCTATTTGATGGTGTGCCCAATCAGAGTCTGCCACGTGGATATGACACTGATTGTGTTATCAAATCTACTTGCTTG ACCATTTTGTTAGCTGCCACCGACACAACTAGCATAACATTGGCATGGGCTCTTTCACTAGTACTAAACAACTACAAAGTGATGGAGAGGATCCAAGATGAGTTAGACACTTATATTGGAAAAGAAAGATGTGTCGAGGAACCTGACGTAAAACAATTGATTTACCTACAAGCTGTGATTAAAGAAACGTTGCGATTATATCCGCCCGCCCCGCTTGCATTACCTCATGAAGCCATAGAAGATTGTACGATTGATGGTTACCACATTAAAAAGGGCACCCGGATAGTGCCAAACTTTGTGACAATCCATCGCGATCCATTGGTTTGGGCAAATCCGAATGAATTTATACCCGAGAGATTTTTAACTGATCACAAAGACGTTGATGTTAAAGGTAACCATTTCGAGTTGATTCCATTTGGCAGTGGTCGAAGAATGTGCCCTGGGATGTCTTTTGGCTTACAAATTGTTCAATTAACACTGGCTAGCCAAATTCATAGCTTTGATATGAAAAGGTTATCAAATGAACCAATTGATATGACTGAAAGTGTTGGATTAACTAATCACAAGGCCACTCCACTCGAAGCCCTCCTTGTACCGCGCCTAGCTTCAAATTTATATGGTTGA